One part of the Prionailurus bengalensis isolate Pbe53 chromosome B2, Fcat_Pben_1.1_paternal_pri, whole genome shotgun sequence genome encodes these proteins:
- the TUBB2B gene encoding tubulin beta-2B chain, which produces MREIVHIQAGQCGNQIGAKFWEVISDEHGIDPTGSYHGDSDLQLERINVYYNEATGNKYVPRAILVDLEPGTMDSVRSGPFGQIFRPDNFVFGQSGAGNNWAKGHYTEGAELVDSVLDVVRKESESCDCLQGFQLTHSLGGGTGSGMGTLLISKIREEYPDRIMNTFSVMPSPKVSDTVVEPYNATLSVHQLVENTDETYCIDNEALYDICFRTLKLTTPTYGDLNHLVSATMSGVTTCLRFPGQLNADLRKLAVNMVPFPRLHFFMPGFAPLTSRGSQQYRALTVPELTQQMFDSKNMMAACDPRHGRYLTVAAIFRGRMSMKEVDEQMLNVQNKNSSYFVEWIPNNVKTAVCDIPPRGLKMSATFIGNSTAIQELFKRISEQFTAMFRRKAFLHWYTGEGMDEMEFTEAESNMNDLVSEYQQYQDATADEQGEFEEEEGEDEA; this is translated from the exons ATGCGTGAGATCGTGCACATCCAGGCGGGCCAGTGTGGCAACCAGATCGGCGCCAAG TTTTGGGAGGTCATCAGTGATGAGCATGGGATCGACCCCACTGGCAGTTACCATGGAGACAGTGACTTGCAGCTGGAGAGAATCAATGTGTACTACAACGAAGCCACTG GTAACAAATATGTACCTCGGGCCATCCTGGTGGATCTGGAGCCAGGCACCATGGACTCGGTCAGGTCTGGACCATTCGGCCAGATCTTCAGGCCAGACAACTTCGTGTTTG GCCAGAGCGGTGCTGGAAACAACTGGGCAAAGGGCCACTACACAGAGGGAGCCGAGCTGGTTGACTCGGTCCTGGACGTGGTGAGGAAGGAATCAGAAAGCTGTGACTGTCTGCAGGGCTTCCAGCTGACCCACTCGCTGGGGGGCGGCACAGGGTCTGGGATGGGCACCCTGCTCATCAGCAAGATCCGGGAGGAGTACCCCGACCGCATCATGAACACCTTCAGCGTCATGCCCTCGCCCAAGGTGTCAGACACGGTGGTCGAGCCCTACAACGCCACCCTGTCGGTGCACCAGCTGGTGGAAAACACAGATGAAACCTACTGCATCGACAACGAGGCACTGTACGACATCTGCTTCCGTACCCTGAAACTGACCACCCCCACGTACGGCGACCTCAACCACCTGGTGTCGGCCACCATGAGCGGGGTGACCACCTGCCTGCGCTTCCCGGGCCAGCTGAACGCCGACCTGCGCAAGCTGGCCGTGAACATGGTGCCCTTCCCGCGCCTGCACTTCTTCATGCCCGGCTTCGCGCCGCTCACCAGCCGGGGCAGCCAGCAGTACCGCGCGCTGACGGTGCCCGAGCTGACCCAGCAGATGTTCGACTCCAAGAACATGATGGCCGCGTGCGACCCGCGCCATGGCCGCTACCTGACCGTGGCTGCCATCTTCCGCGGCCGCATGTCCATGAAGGAGGTGGACGAGCAGATGCTCAACGTGCAGAACAAGAACAGCAGCTACTTCGTCGAGTGGATCCCCAACAACGTGAAGACGGCCGTGTGCGACATCCCGCCGCGCGGCCTCAAGATGTCGGCCACCTTCATCGGCAACAGCACGGCCATCCAGGAGCTGTTCAAGCGCATCTCGGAGCAGTTCACGGCCATGTTCCGGCGCAAGGCCTTCCTGCACTGGTACACGGGCGAGGGCATGGATGAGATGGAGTTCACCGAGGCCGAGAGCAACATGAACGACCTGGTGTCCGAGTACCAGCAGTACCAGGACGCCACGGCCGACGAGCAGGGCGAGttcgaggaggaggagggcgaggaCGAGGCTTAA